In one window of Leptospira hartskeerlii DNA:
- a CDS encoding DUF4395 domain-containing protein — MIRIGNFPDTVNEYAARTVAGLVVILSLAAIITQSLWLAAALFYGFSARVLYGPKFSPFAKLAIHGIVPLLGLGSKIVAGPPKRFAQFVGVIFSGTAFILLYLGQIFAFQVVLGVLVFFASLESILGFCAGCFVFGFLIKWGWIPEEVCEKCNNLQFVVKE; from the coding sequence ATGATTCGAATCGGTAATTTTCCAGATACTGTCAATGAATACGCGGCAAGGACCGTTGCGGGCCTTGTTGTCATTTTAAGTTTGGCCGCAATAATTACGCAATCGCTTTGGTTGGCTGCGGCACTTTTCTATGGATTTTCAGCCAGAGTATTGTATGGGCCAAAGTTTTCACCATTTGCGAAACTTGCGATCCATGGGATCGTTCCGTTACTCGGTCTTGGGTCCAAAATTGTGGCAGGTCCTCCCAAAAGATTTGCACAATTCGTAGGAGTTATCTTCAGCGGAACAGCATTCATTCTATTATATTTAGGACAGATATTCGCTTTCCAAGTTGTGCTTGGGGTTCTCGTATTTTTTGCAAGTTTAGAATCCATTTTGGGATTCTGCGCCGGTTGTTTTGTTTTCGGATTTCTGATAAAATGGGGATGGATACCGGAAGAAGTCTGCGAGAAGTGCAATAATTTACAATTCGTAGTTAAAGAATAA
- a CDS encoding arsenosugar biosynthesis-associated peroxidase-like protein encodes MAQETTYYKPEDLKKFGNIGEFEPDLAKKFFDYYGAVFADGALSAKEKSLIALAVAHVVQCPYCIDAYTTDTVEKGVTEEQIWEAIHVGAAIRGGASLVHSVQALNKVKELGI; translated from the coding sequence GTGGCGCAGGAAACAACTTATTATAAACCGGAAGACCTGAAAAAGTTCGGCAATATAGGAGAATTTGAGCCAGATCTGGCAAAGAAATTTTTCGATTATTACGGGGCGGTTTTTGCGGACGGAGCATTATCTGCTAAAGAAAAATCTTTGATCGCTCTTGCAGTAGCACATGTAGTACAATGCCCATATTGTATAGATGCTTATACTACCGACACGGTCGAAAAAGGTGTAACCGAAGAACAGATCTGGGAAGCGATCCATGTAGGCGCTGCTATCCGTGGGGGCGCAAGTCTGGTTCATAGTGTCCAAGCATTAAACAAAGTTAAAGAACTCGGTATATAA